From Malus sylvestris chromosome 1, drMalSylv7.2, whole genome shotgun sequence:
ATCATAATTTGGTGCCTCTTTTGGGATTTTATGCAGGGCCGAGAGGTGAGAAGCTTTTGATTCATCCGTTTTATTGGCGCGGTAATCTGGCTCAGTTTGTGAGAGGTGATGATTCTAATTTCTCTTTCCTCGTTTGATCAGTTTGTGTTttgttctgtttggttgccgggAAAATCCCCAAGaatatgaaaagaaagaaacttgaatctctttttttgtttggtttatgAGGATTTTGTGTGTTTGCCATTGTGCTTCAAAAGAATCAAATCAAAAAGTTTTGGCTTGAAAAAACCTGTTCTGTTTTTCGAGTCTGGATTGCTTCTGCTTTCGACTATTCTGTTTTCTCTGCATAATTTTGATCTCCTTTGTGCATGTTGTATAACCATAATTGGTTTCTTTCcttcttaatatatatatatatatatatatatatatatatatatattgcttgTTGGAATGAAACTTCCGGATGTCATTATAGCGGAATTCCAAGCCGATACACACTTTCAGTCGTTTTAACTTTCCATATGTGACATTGCGTGATTAAATTAGGATACCGCAAAATGACATCTCTATCTTTTCTTATCATTGCCAAATTTAGAGATGTTCTCTTAGAAGTTGTCTTTGCCTCTATATTTTTAGCTCCCATGAACTATAAATTGACAGACAATCTTTGCTTTCAATGGCAGAAAGCAACCCTGACTCTCACAAATGGCCCATAATCTATAAGATCTCAGTTGGTATAGCCGAAGGCTTGGATCAACTTCACACCGGCTTTGAAAAGCCGATAATTCACGGAAATCTCAAGTCGAAAAACGTACTCTTGGGTCACCATTATCGCCCTTTCATATCCGACTTCAGCCTCCATCTTCTGCTGAATCCAACTGCTGGCCATGAAATGCTTGAAGTCTCGGCATCCGAAGGCTACAAAGCACCTGAGCTGATAAAAATGAGGGATGCGAACGAAAGGACCGATATATACAGTCTTGGGGTTATCTTGCTTGAATTTCTCACGGGGAAGGAACccatcaaccaaaaccctacAACTCCTGATGAGGATTTTAGTTTGCCAGATTTCATGAGAAATGCAGTGCTTGAACATAGAATTCATGACTTGTTCCATCCAGATTTGCTTCTCAATAGCAGCGTTGGCGACGGAGAAATCCCCGTCACAAAAGAAAGGATTCTCAAATTCTTTCAGCTTGCTATGGCATGTTGTGCTCCTTCTCCATCATTTAGACCAAACTCCAAGCAAGTTCTGTCGAAGCTTGAAGAAATTGGAAACTGAACACTATGAGCATTGTTTGGGTAGGGGAACTAGTAACTACACCTAGGATGACACTCTGACGTTATTTCAAGTCAACAATCCATTGTTACGTAAAACAGTTGATCACATGACAATGCTTTATATGACTTGAGATGCCATCATCCTGACATTCCGGATGTAAGTAAGTTTCTCTAATTTGAAGACCATAGAGCCTTGATTCAAGGATGTTTGTATTCGCATGATTGATGGCCATGACAACAACAACTCAGTGACCATATTGACATACATAGACATGTATCGTAAAAGTATAAGTGGGGGCATACCATATTGACAAATTCAAGATGATAAGTTGGTGATTTAGTTTGTCAGATTGCATATTTCTTTATTGCCAAGTAATGAGCAGCCTTAGACAGTGGATTCCATATGGTCCCACCTAgctttcatattgttgagcaaaaatttATAAAAGAAGGTGCCTTTAATCAGAAGTAAGCAATGAAATTATACATTttactaaagttttttttagttggtatttgagattgacataattctttattttgattattgAGATTTAAAGCCGATAGAATTAGTTCTTAAGTTTGTCCACCGTCGATTATTTTGGTAATTCTGTGAAAAATCTCcgttaaataaggataaaatgacaaaaatacattcacttttgtcaaatcatttttgcccattatttattaaattgaatgtatttttatcattttgatcattattTAACAGTCATTTTGGCCCTTATCAAACCtcagaccattttggctaaaataaATTCTTGATATCCCAATCTCATCAATAACGTGCCAATAACATTGTAGCCACAAATATGtatcatgttttttttatacaatatcGGCAATATCGATGATTTAGATTGAAGTATATTCCAACATTTGCATATTGGaaatttgtttagtttgtttctTGTTCATTCCTTGATTATATAAAATACATGGTGGGTGAGCATAAGTTGCTCTGAGTCCGACTGTGAGAGATCACTATCTAGCTGGCGTGTGTGGAGGTATGGAAAAAGATTCTCTTCGGATCTCTTCAACCAAGGCTATCGGATCAAGTGATTCagacctttgaaatttcatccaacaATCTATCTGTTTTGATTCCTtaaaagctataataattttttaccattggatgaaatttcaaaggcccGTATCAGTAGCCGATGAGCACACTCTGTGTGTAtgaacaatttcattttatgttttgttttttttattaaggagtgtgattagtttttaaaattttaaaaagagtatgaaaaaatTATGATGGgaaaatttctcttaataagtgcatattttatcTTAATGTTACATAATTACTGTTTTTTGTCCtcattatgtaaatattgtgtgtCAAAAGTGaaggtaaaataggaaaaatagagatatgattgtcattttgtaaaatatgaaaaaaaggtaaaatatgaaaaaatagagatataattgtcattttatcaaaagatacaaaactactattttgccctcctcaTTGGCATGAAACATATGCTTTATGCATTGTTCTTCaaagtaaaacaaaatttttaagTGTGACGTTTTCGCTATTACACAATACGATTAATCAATttacatattataatataaatgaATGATTTAAtcgttttttttataaactcaTATCACCATGTGATCATTATTGCACTgctttaatgaaattgacacttttTTGTCAAGATCCTGTGCGTTATAAACCTTTTGCCAATTTAAGTCCTAGTGGTaccaaaccaaacaaatatATAGTTTGGTTACGTACATGGCATGACACATGGCACATTGGTATGACATAGGACCACACCCTTTTTTCCCAACAAATTTTGCCgcaattttgaaaaaaactaatatgtgttttaactttctcACGTGACGTCGCATGATTGATTTAGAACGCTAGTATTTTGTTGTTCTCGTTTTATACGTCATCACAATTTTTCATGTCCACAGTAAAATACTTTCTGGCCTTCAATTCTTGAATCTTATACTTTTTTTAGTTGTTGGATGAAACAGAAActccattgaaatttgaaaccaTGGACAAATTCAACTACTTAACAAAGGAAGATGCTATTGTTCTCTGGACTTCCACTCCATAATTGCAGAAAGAAGAGTATAATTTGGCATTACATTCTTGTTTGGCAATGGCACATTTGTCACCGGCGAGTTATCGTTCTCTTCGAGCCATGTCTCGATCGCTTTACGGTCGTAAGTGTAACCATCTGCCGCCACACAAGGCTCATTCATCACATCCTGCAACAAAAGATAGCATACAGATTACTAGGTGGAGTTATTGCATGAAACTATGTATTCTTTATTTTGGATATGTGGATCAAACACAATTGTCACGCATCGAGACTCACTAATGTGGCGTTTAACGGTAAGAATTTGACATCGAACTGCGAGCGATTATGTGTACCTTAAGAATTCGACAGATGAAGTGGTTAGGAGGTAGGCAATGAACCGCAGAAGCTGAATTTTTCG
This genomic window contains:
- the LOC126630425 gene encoding putative kinase-like protein TMKL1 encodes the protein MNRTQVLNLILALTSSATLVFFLLFIFYCKKAAKSEQKDVEKTEQKQEEVVEADELVTFQDGEDLTICDILDAPGEVIGKSNYGTLYKALLQSSNSVKLLRFLRPVCTAKVQDFGEVVRLLGCIRHHNLVPLLGFYAGPRGEKLLIHPFYWRGNLAQFVRESNPDSHKWPIIYKISVGIAEGLDQLHTGFEKPIIHGNLKSKNVLLGHHYRPFISDFSLHLLLNPTAGHEMLEVSASEGYKAPELIKMRDANERTDIYSLGVILLEFLTGKEPINQNPTTPDEDFSLPDFMRNAVLEHRIHDLFHPDLLLNSSVGDGEIPVTKERILKFFQLAMACCAPSPSFRPNSKQVLSKLEEIGN